From a single Glycine soja cultivar W05 chromosome 19, ASM419377v2, whole genome shotgun sequence genomic region:
- the LOC114400681 gene encoding MDIS1-interacting receptor like kinase 2-like — protein sequence MVFIFPTLLSMKLKPLLLLHVMYFCSFAMAASPISSEIALEANALLKWKASLDNQSQASLSSWIGNNPCNWLGITCDVSNSVSNINLTRVGLRGTLQSLNFSLLPNILILNISYNSLSGSIPPQIDALSNLNTLDLSTNKLSGSIPNTIGNLSKLQYLNLSANGLSGSIPNEVGNLNSLLTFDIFSNNLSGPIPPSLGNLPHLQSIHIFENQLSGSIPSTLGNLSKLTMLSLSSNKLTGSIPPSIGNLTNAKVICFIGNDLSGEIPIELEKLTGLECLQLADNNFIGQIPQNVCLGGNLKYFTAGNNNFTGQIPESLRKCYSLKRLRLQQNLLSGDITDFFDVLPNLNYIDLSENNFHGHISPKWGKFHSLTSLMISNNNLSGVIPPELGGAFNLRVLHLSSNHLTGTIPQELCNMTFLFDLLISNNNLSGNIPIEISSLQELKFLELGSNDLTDSIPGQLGDLLNLLSMDLSQNRFEGNIPSDIGNLKYLTSLDLSGNLLSGTIPPTLGGIKGLERLNLSHNSLSGGLSSLDDMISLTSFDISYNQFEGPLPNILALQNTSIEALRNNKGLCGNVTGLEPCTTSTAKKSHSHMTKKVLISVLPLSLVILMLALSVFGVWYHLRQNSKKKQDQATDLLSPRSPNLLLPTWSLGGKMMFENIIEATEYFDDKYLIGVGGQGRVYKAMLPTGEVVAVKKLHSIPNGEMLNQKAFTSEIQALTEIRHRNIVKLHGFCSHSQYSFLVCEFLEMGDVKKILKDDEQAIAFDWNKRVDVVKGVANALCYMHHDCSPPIVHRDISSKNVLLDSDYVAHVSDFGTAKFLNPDSSNWTSFAGTFGYAAPELAYTMEANEKCDVYSFGVLALEILFGEHPGDVTSSLLLSSSSIGATSTLDHMSLMVKLDERLPHPTSPIDKEVISIVKIAIACLTESPRSRPTMEQVAKELAMSSRSSSMSPRTHTHLKD from the exons ATGGTGTTCATATTTCCAACTCTTCTGTCTATGAAACTCAAACCACTTTTGCTGCTTCATGTGATGTACTTTTGTTCATTTGCAATGGCTGCTTCTCCTATTTCTTCTGAGATTGCTTTAGAAGCAAATGCTTTGTTGAAGTGGAAAGCCAGCCTAGacaaccaaagtcaagcttctcTCTCTTCATGGATTGGCAATAATCCTTGCAATTGGCTTGGAATTACATGTGATGTGTCCAATTCTGTTTCCAACATAAATCTTACACGTGTTGGGTTAAGAGGTACGCTTCAAAGTCTTAATTTCTCATTACTTCCAAACATCCTCATACTGAATATAAGCTACAACTCCTTGTCTGGAAGTATTCCTCCTCAAATTGATGCCTTGTCCAATCTCAACACTCTTGACTTGTCCACTAATAAACTCTCTGGTAGCATTCCCAACACCATTGGTAATTTGTCCAAACTACAATATCTTAATCTTAGTGCCAATGGTCTATCTGGGTCTATTCCTAATGAAGTGGGAAATCTCAATTCTCTTCTCACATTCGATATATTTTCCAACAATCTCTCTGGACCAATTCCACCTTCATTAGGTAACTTACCCCATTTGCAATCCattcatatttttgaaaatcaaCTCTCTGGGTCCATTCCTTCCACTCTAGGAAATTTGTCCAAGCTCACTATGTTATCTTTATCATCAAACAAACTCACTGGGTCCATTCCTCCCTCTATTGGAAATTTAACAAATGCTAAAGTGATATGTTTTATTGGAAATGATCTTAGTGGTGAGATTCCAATAGAATTGGAGAAGCTTACTGGTTTGGAATGTTTGCAGCTAGctgataataattttataggCCAAATACCTCAAAATGTTTGCCTCGGTGGAAACTTGAAATACTTTACTGCGGGGAATAACAATTTCACTGGCCAAATTCCTGAGAGTTTGAGGAAGTGCTACAGCCTTAAAAGACTCAGGCTTCAGCAAAACCTTCTATCCGGGGATATCACAGATTTTTTTGATGTACTTCCAAACTTGAACTACATCGATTTgagtgaaaataattttcatggTCACATTTCACCTAAGTGGGGAAAGTTCCATAGCCTCACAAGCCTCATGATCTCCAACAATAATTTGTCAGGTGTTATTCCACCAGAACTAGGTGGAGCGTTCAACTTACGCGTACTTCACCTATCCTCAAACCATCTTACAGGAACCATTCCTCAAGAATTATGCAACATGACCTTCTTGTTTGATCTCTTGATCAGCAACAATAATCTTTCAGGAAATATCCCTATAGAAATATCATCGCTGCAAGAACTTAAATTTTTGGAGCTTGGCTCAAATGATTTGACTGACTCAATCCCGGGACAACTTGGAGATTTGCTCAATTTATTGTCCATGGATCTGAGCCAGAATAGATTTGAGGGAAATATTCCTTCAGATATTGGCAATCTGAAATATCTTACAAGTCTTGATCTCAGTGGAAATTTGCTGAGTGGAACAATACCACCCACGCTTGGAGGAATAAAAGGCTTAGAAAGATTGAATCTCTCACACAATAGTCTTTCAGGTGGTCTCTCTAGCTTGGATGATATGATAAGCTTGACATCTTTTGATATATCATACAATCAGTTTGAGGGTCCACTTCCAAACATTCTAGCCCTccaaaatacttcaattgaagcATTGAGAAATAATAAAGGCTTGTGTGGCAATGTCACTGGCTTGGAGCCTTGCACAACATCAACTGCGAAGAAATCTCATAGTCATATGACAAAGAAAGTCTTAATATCAGTTTTACCCCTTAGTTTGGTCATTCTAATGCTTGCATTATCTGTTTTCGGAGTCTGGTATCATTTACgccaaaattcaaagaaaaaacaagacCAGGCTACAGATTTACTATCTCCAAGGAGTCCAAACTTATTATTACCAACGTGGAGTTTGGGTGGCAAAATGATGTTCGAGAATATTATTGAAGCCACAGAATATTTTGACGACAAATATCTTATTGGGGTTGGAGGGCAAGGACGTGTTTACAAAGCCATGTTGCCTACAGGTGAAGTCGTAGCTGTGAAGAAACTCCATTCAATTCCAAATGGAGAAATGCTCAATCAGAAAGCTTTCACAAGTGAGATCCAAGCTTTGACAGAAATCCGACATCGTAACATTGTAAAGTTACATGGGTTTTGTTCACATTCACAATACTCATTTTTGGTGTGTGAGTTTCTGGAGATGGGCGACGTCAAGAAGATTTTGAAGGATGATGAACAAGCAATTGCGTTTGATTGGAATAAAAGGGTGGATGTTGTTAAGGGTGTAGCAAATGCTTTATGCTATATGCATCATGATTGCTCACCTCCAATCGTTCATCGTGATATATCAAGCAAGAATGTTCTTTTGGATTCCGATTATGTAGCTCATGTCTCAGACTTCGGAACAGCCAAGTTTCTTAATCCAGATTCATCCAATTGGACCTCCTTTGCAGGAACCTTTGGATATGCTGCTCCAG AACTTGCATACACAATGGAAGCAAATGAGAAATGTGACGTGTATAGCTTTGGGGTCTTAGCATTGGAAATATTGTTTGGAGAGCACCCTGGTGATGTTACATCTTCTCTATTGCTATCATCTTCATCGATTGGTGCTACCTCAACACTAGATCATATGTCATTGATGGTTAAGTTGGATGAACGTCTCCCTCATCCAACTAGCCCTATTGACAAGGAGGTGATATCGATTGTGAAGATAGCAATTGCCTGCTTGACTGAAAGCCCGCGATCTCGCCCTACCATGGAGCAGGTTGCCAAGGAGCTTGCAATGTCTTCGAGGTCATCTTCAATGTCACCACGGACACACACACACCTGAAAGACTGA